In Sceloporus undulatus isolate JIND9_A2432 ecotype Alabama chromosome 7, SceUnd_v1.1, whole genome shotgun sequence, one DNA window encodes the following:
- the C7H1orf50 gene encoding uncharacterized protein C1orf50 homolog has product MASAMAARAETGPGEEGSGGQLSQVKASEASALVERSPTEFQLAPAARKARPSDLVALAEQVEKADDFVRANACNRLTVIAEQIRYLQEQAKKVLEEASRDADLHHVACNFVKKPGNVYYLYKRGNGQRYFSMLSPKEWGASCPSEFLGAFKLQHDMSWTPSDDIEKRDAELNVLEKLLNQQAALPPCSEPNFRGLTM; this is encoded by the exons ATGGCGTCGGCAATGGCGGCTCGGGCGGAAACGGGACCCGGAGAGGAAGGTTCCGGGGGGCAGCTCTCCCAGGTTAAGGCTTCGGAGGCTTCGGCGTTGGTCGAAAGGAGCCCAACGGAGTTTCAACTGGCTCCCGCCGCTCGGAAGGCTCGGCCCTCGGACCTGGTGGCTCTGGCGGAGCAAGTGGAGAAG GCTGACGATTTTGTTAGAGCAAATGCGTGCAACAGGTTGACCGTCATAGCGGAACAAATCCGGTACTTGCAAGAGCAAGCCAAGAAG GTCCTGGAGGAGGCGAGCCGAGACGCCGATCTGCACCATGTGGCCTGCAACTTTGTGAAGAAGCCGGGCAACGTCTATTACCTGTACAAGCGGGGAAACGGCCAGCGCTACTTTTCCATGCTTTCGCCAAAG GAATGGGGGGCCAGCTGCCCAAGCGAGTTCCTCGGTGCGTTCAAGCTGCAGCATGACATGTCCTGGACTCCTTCGGACGACATCGAGAAGCGCGACGCAGAGTTGAACGTCTTGGAGAAGTTGCTGAACCAGCAGGCCGCCTTGCCCCCCTGCAGTGAACCCAACTTCCGGGGCCTGACCATGTAA
- the P3H1 gene encoding prolyl 3-hydroxylase 1 isoform X1, which translates to MALRWLLWVLSPWLLGGGSAAEAPSSLPLPADALLSAGAEAYSRGDWPAVILQMEKALRAREAHRERLVLCRQSCSADDGLQSQGSPWPEASAAGPQRRPVEDLLFFRGLLRRAACLRRCLPPDSSRFQLGEEAELEFRKRSPYNYLQVAYFKINKLDKAVAAAHTFFMANPDHMEMRQNLEYYQMMAGVKDSDFVDLEAKPHMQEFHLGVSFYTEEKPQAAVLHLEKALEAYWVADAECRALCEGPYDYEGYNYLEYTADLYQAIIDHYMQVLSCKQGCTTELASQSGRDKPLEDFLPSHFNYLQFAYYNSGDYEKAIECARTFLLFFPNDEVMNQNLAYYTAVLGENLAKDIQPRENVQIYRRRSLLEKELLFFAYDVFGIPFVDPDTWTPPEVIPKRLREKQKVERETAARISEEIGNLMKEIETLVEEKTKESSDMSKLVREGGPLVYDGLSVTMNSKLLNGSQRVVVDGVLSEEECRALQRLTNAASSAGDGYRGKTSPHTPSETFYGVTVYKALKLGQEGKVPMHGAYLYYNVTEKVRQVMESYFRLDVPLYFSYSHLVCRTAIEDKQEDRVDPSHPVHVDNCILNAEALVCVKEPPAYTFRDYSAILYLNGDFEGGAFYFTELDATTITAEVQPQCGRAVGFSSGAENPHGVKAVTKGQRCAIALWFTLDPRHSERERVQADDLVKMLFNTEETELPLEQTPVAEGPPPSPTKAAGESPSLGKDEL; encoded by the exons aTGGCGCTGCGCTGGCTGCTCTGggtcctttctccttggctgctgGGAGGAGGCTCTGCCGCGGAGGCTCCCTCTTCCTTGCCTCTGCCGGCGGATGCTCTGCTGTCGGCCGGAGCGGAGGCTTACTCCCGCGGGGACTGGCCCGCCGTCATCCTCCAGATGGAGAAGGCGCTCCGGGCCAGGGAAGCCCACCGGGAGAGGCTGGTCCTCTGCCGGCAGAGCTGCTCTGCCGACGACGGGCTCCAGAGCCAGGGCTCTCCTTGGCCGGAGGCTTCTGCTGCTGGGCCCCAGAGGCGCCCGGTGGAGGACCTGCTCTTCTTCCGAGGGCTGCTCCGGAGGGCTGCCTGCCTCCGGCGCTGCTTGCCCCCAGACAGCTCCCGCTTCCAGCTGGGAGAGGAGGCCGAGCTGGAGTTCCGCAAGCGCAGCCCTTACAACTACCTCCAAGTGGCTTACTTCAAG atCAACAAGCTGGACAAAGCCGTGGCGGCCGCCCACACCTTCTTCATGGCCAATCCTGACCACATGGAGATGAGGCAGAACCTGGAGTATTACCAGATGATGGCGGGCGTCAAAGACTCTGACTTCGTGGACTTGGAAGCCAAGCCGCACATG CAAGAATTCCACCTAGGAGTGAGCTTTTACACAGAGGAGAAGCCGCAGGCAGCCGTCTTGCACCTGGAAAAGGCGCTGGAAGCTTACTGGGTGGCGGACGCCGAGTGCCGGGCCCTTTGCGAAGGACCGTACGACTACGAAGGCTACAACTACCTGGAGTACACCGCCGACCTTTACCAGGCGATTATTG ACCATTACATGCAGGTGCTGAGTTGCAAGCAAGGTTGCACCACGGAGCTGGCGTCTCAGTCTGGTCGCGACAAGCCCCTCGAGGACTTCCTTCCGTCGCATTTCAACTACCTTCAGTTTGCATACTACAACA GCGGCGACTACGAGAAGGCTATTGAGTGCGCCAGGACATTTTTACTCTTCTTCCCGAACGACGAAGTCATGAACCAGAACTTGGCTTACTACACAGCTGTGCTTGGAGAGAACCTGGCCAAGGATATACAGCCCAGAGAG AACGTCCAGATCTACCGGAGGCGCAGCCTTCTGGAGAAGGAGCTGCTCTTTTTCGCCTATGATGTCTTTGGGATCCCCTTCGTGGACCCG GACACATGGACTCCTCCGGAGGTGATCCCCAAGCGactgagagagaaacagaa GGTGGAGCGTGAGACGGCGGCCCGCATCTCAGAAGAGATTGGCAACCTCATGAAGGAGATTGAGACCCTGgtggaagagaaaacaaaggaGTCGTCAGACATGAGCAAACTTGTTCGGGAAG GAGGACCTTTGGTTTATGACGGCCTCAGCGTCACCATGAACTCCAAACTGCTCAACGGCTCCCAGCGCGTGGTGGTGGACGGCGTCCTCTCTGAGGAAGAGTGTCGGGCGCTGCAGAGGCTAACAAAT GCAGCTTCTTCTGCTGGAGACGGTTATCGTGGGAAGACCTCCCCCCACACACCCAGCGAAACCTTTTATGGCGTGACGGTCTACAAAGCACTCAAG CTGGGACAGGAGGGCAAAGTGCCCATGCATGGTGCCTACCTCTACTACAACGTGACGGAGAAGGTCCGGCAGGTGATGGAGTCCTACTTCCGCCTGGACGTCCCGCTGTATTTCTCCTATTCCCACCTGGTGTGCCGCACTGCTATTGAAG ATAAACAAGAGGACCGAGTGGACCCCAGCCATCCTGTGCATGTGGACAATTGCATCCTGAATGCAGAAGCCCTGGTGTGTGTCAAGGAGCCTCCAGCGTACACATTTCGGGATTATAG TGCCATCCTCTATTTAAACGGGGATTTTGAAGGCGGTGCCTTTTATTTCACTGAACTGGACGCCACGACAATCACG GCGGAAGTCCAGCCCCAGTGCGGGCGAGCGGTGGGTTTTTCCTCCGGCGCGGAAAACCCACACGGCGTGAAAGCGGTCACCAAGGGCCAGCGCTGTGCCATTGCTCTGTGGTTCACGCTGGATCCGCGCCACAGCGAGCGC GAGAGGGTCCAAGCAGACGACTTGGTGAAGATGCTCTTCAATACAGAAGAAACGGAGCTGCCTCTGGAGCAGACGCCGGTGGCGGAAGGGCCACCGCCAAGCCCAACGAAAGCTGCCGGAGAGAGCCCTAGTTTAGGGAAAGATGAACTGTAA
- the P3H1 gene encoding prolyl 3-hydroxylase 1 isoform X2: MANPDHMEMRQNLEYYQMMAGVKDSDFVDLEAKPHMQEFHLGVSFYTEEKPQAAVLHLEKALEAYWVADAECRALCEGPYDYEGYNYLEYTADLYQAIIDHYMQVLSCKQGCTTELASQSGRDKPLEDFLPSHFNYLQFAYYNSGDYEKAIECARTFLLFFPNDEVMNQNLAYYTAVLGENLAKDIQPRENVQIYRRRSLLEKELLFFAYDVFGIPFVDPDTWTPPEVIPKRLREKQKVERETAARISEEIGNLMKEIETLVEEKTKESSDMSKLVREGGPLVYDGLSVTMNSKLLNGSQRVVVDGVLSEEECRALQRLTNAASSAGDGYRGKTSPHTPSETFYGVTVYKALKLGQEGKVPMHGAYLYYNVTEKVRQVMESYFRLDVPLYFSYSHLVCRTAIEDKQEDRVDPSHPVHVDNCILNAEALVCVKEPPAYTFRDYSAILYLNGDFEGGAFYFTELDATTITAEVQPQCGRAVGFSSGAENPHGVKAVTKGQRCAIALWFTLDPRHSERERVQADDLVKMLFNTEETELPLEQTPVAEGPPPSPTKAAGESPSLGKDEL; encoded by the exons ATGGCCAATCCTGACCACATGGAGATGAGGCAGAACCTGGAGTATTACCAGATGATGGCGGGCGTCAAAGACTCTGACTTCGTGGACTTGGAAGCCAAGCCGCACATG CAAGAATTCCACCTAGGAGTGAGCTTTTACACAGAGGAGAAGCCGCAGGCAGCCGTCTTGCACCTGGAAAAGGCGCTGGAAGCTTACTGGGTGGCGGACGCCGAGTGCCGGGCCCTTTGCGAAGGACCGTACGACTACGAAGGCTACAACTACCTGGAGTACACCGCCGACCTTTACCAGGCGATTATTG ACCATTACATGCAGGTGCTGAGTTGCAAGCAAGGTTGCACCACGGAGCTGGCGTCTCAGTCTGGTCGCGACAAGCCCCTCGAGGACTTCCTTCCGTCGCATTTCAACTACCTTCAGTTTGCATACTACAACA GCGGCGACTACGAGAAGGCTATTGAGTGCGCCAGGACATTTTTACTCTTCTTCCCGAACGACGAAGTCATGAACCAGAACTTGGCTTACTACACAGCTGTGCTTGGAGAGAACCTGGCCAAGGATATACAGCCCAGAGAG AACGTCCAGATCTACCGGAGGCGCAGCCTTCTGGAGAAGGAGCTGCTCTTTTTCGCCTATGATGTCTTTGGGATCCCCTTCGTGGACCCG GACACATGGACTCCTCCGGAGGTGATCCCCAAGCGactgagagagaaacagaa GGTGGAGCGTGAGACGGCGGCCCGCATCTCAGAAGAGATTGGCAACCTCATGAAGGAGATTGAGACCCTGgtggaagagaaaacaaaggaGTCGTCAGACATGAGCAAACTTGTTCGGGAAG GAGGACCTTTGGTTTATGACGGCCTCAGCGTCACCATGAACTCCAAACTGCTCAACGGCTCCCAGCGCGTGGTGGTGGACGGCGTCCTCTCTGAGGAAGAGTGTCGGGCGCTGCAGAGGCTAACAAAT GCAGCTTCTTCTGCTGGAGACGGTTATCGTGGGAAGACCTCCCCCCACACACCCAGCGAAACCTTTTATGGCGTGACGGTCTACAAAGCACTCAAG CTGGGACAGGAGGGCAAAGTGCCCATGCATGGTGCCTACCTCTACTACAACGTGACGGAGAAGGTCCGGCAGGTGATGGAGTCCTACTTCCGCCTGGACGTCCCGCTGTATTTCTCCTATTCCCACCTGGTGTGCCGCACTGCTATTGAAG ATAAACAAGAGGACCGAGTGGACCCCAGCCATCCTGTGCATGTGGACAATTGCATCCTGAATGCAGAAGCCCTGGTGTGTGTCAAGGAGCCTCCAGCGTACACATTTCGGGATTATAG TGCCATCCTCTATTTAAACGGGGATTTTGAAGGCGGTGCCTTTTATTTCACTGAACTGGACGCCACGACAATCACG GCGGAAGTCCAGCCCCAGTGCGGGCGAGCGGTGGGTTTTTCCTCCGGCGCGGAAAACCCACACGGCGTGAAAGCGGTCACCAAGGGCCAGCGCTGTGCCATTGCTCTGTGGTTCACGCTGGATCCGCGCCACAGCGAGCGC GAGAGGGTCCAAGCAGACGACTTGGTGAAGATGCTCTTCAATACAGAAGAAACGGAGCTGCCTCTGGAGCAGACGCCGGTGGCGGAAGGGCCACCGCCAAGCCCAACGAAAGCTGCCGGAGAGAGCCCTAGTTTAGGGAAAGATGAACTGTAA
- the CLDN19 gene encoding claudin-19, whose protein sequence is MASAGLQLVGYFLALGGWVGIICASALPQWKQSSYAGDAIITAVGLYEGLWMSCASQSTGQVQCRLHDSLLALDVHIQMSRALMVVSILLGFVGVIVSVIGMKCTKVGDENPVAKSWIAVLGGVFFLLAGLCTMTAVSWYAARVTYEFFNPSTPVNARYEFGPALFVGWSAASLTLLGGAFLSCSCPKPEDRGQQYYRQSQPSTAREPTVKRGEQNV, encoded by the exons ATGGCCAGCGCTGGTCTGCAGCTGGTGGGCTACTTCTTGGCGTTGGGGGGCTGGGTGGGCATCATCTGTGCCTCTGCGCTGCCCCAGTGGAAGCAGAGCTCCTACGCCGGAGATGCCATCATCACTGCTGTGGGGCTCTACGAGGGGCTATGGATGAGCTGCGCCTCCCAAAGCACCGGACAGGTCCAGTGCAGGCTCCACGACTCCCTCCTCGCCCTCGACG TTCATATCCAGATGTCCCGGGCCCTTATGGTGGTCTCGATCCTCCTGGGCTTCGTGGGGGTCATTGTGAGTGTCATTGGGATGAAATGCACCAAAGTCGGGGATGAGAATCCTGTGGCCAAAAGCTGGATTGCTGTTTTGGGGGGTGTCTTCTTCCTACTGGCAG gtcTGTGCACAATGACCGCGGTTTCGTGGTACGCCGCAAGGGTGACCTACGAATTCTTCAATCCTAGCACGCCAGTGAACGCAAG GTACGAATTTGGACCGGCTCTCTTTGTGGGTTGGTCGGCGGCCAGCTTGACCCTCCTGGGAGGCGCGTTCCTGTCCTGTTCTTGCCCCAAACCCGAAGACAGAGGACAGCAGTATTACCGGCAGTCCCAGCCTTCGACCGCAAGAGA ACCCACTGTAAAAAGGGGAGAGCAAAACGTATAA